Proteins encoded together in one Lathyrus oleraceus cultivar Zhongwan6 chromosome 5, CAAS_Psat_ZW6_1.0, whole genome shotgun sequence window:
- the LOC127083676 gene encoding aspartic proteinase CDR1, which translates to MSYFSSFILLFFCIIYLTVISHAINNDFSVELIHRDSYKSPLYDPSQTKFQLILNAVHRSINRANYMNKEFSTTGNKFKSSLTADSDGEYLMNYSVGTPPFNVYGFFDTGSNLMWVQCKPCNICYNQTSPIFNPSKSSSYQNILCSSRTCKSVEATSCSYDRDACKYTVDYGRGTKTQGDLSVETLTLNFTSGSIVSFPKIVIGCGYTNTLSWEYNGQSSGVVGFGKGPTSFIKQLDSLIDGKFSYCLNDNELNLSSKLNFGDAAIVSGDNVLSSPMINMIGNYQKDYYYLNLKAFSVGNKRIKFRGFKNKGINASTDTILVDSGTPVTIFPHHFYHRLESAVKKVVKLKRFKDDSGSYSLCYNMTSHQPKFPILTAHFNGADVKLDSNGVFHQLYERVKCLGFRPNNDGLAILGSKALLNYLVGYDLKKNIISFKPTDCTKY; encoded by the coding sequence ATGTCATACTTTTCGTCTTTTATCCTTCTTTTCTTTTGTATTATTTACTTAACCGTTATTTCTCATGCTATAAATAATGATTTTAGTGTTGAACTCATTCACCGTGATTCTTATAAATCACCACTCTACGATCCTTCACAAACAAAATTCCAATTGATTTTAAATGCTGTACACCGTTCTATCAATCGTGCCAATTATATGAATAAAGAGTTTTCTACTACTGGAAACAAATTTAAGTCATCTTTGACCGCAGATTCTGATGGTGAATATCTCATGAATTATTCTGTTGGTACCCCACCATTTAATGTCTACGGTTTTTTTGATACAGGTAGTAACTTAATGTGGGTTCAATGTAAGCCTTGTAATATATGTTACAATCAAACCTCTCCTATTTTCAATCCTTCAAAATCTTCAAGTTACCAAAATATTTTATGCTCTTCTAGAACGTGCAAATCTGTGGAAGCTACTTCTTGTTCTTATGATAGAGATGCTTGTAAATATACGGTTGATTATGGTCGTGGAACAAAGACCCAAGGAGATCTTAGTGTGGAAACTCTTACATTGAATTTCACATCAGGTTCTATTGTGTCATTTCCTAAAATTGTTATAGGATGTGGATATACCAATACCCTATCTTGGGAGTATAATGGTCAAAGTTCTGGTGTAGTTGGATTTGGAAAGGGACCTACGTCATTTATAAAGCAATTAGATTCTCTAATTGATGGTAAATTCTCATATTGTTTAAATGACAATGAGCTCAATTTATCTAGTAAACTAAACTTTGGAGATGCAGCCATTGTGTCTGGGGATAATGTTCTTTCAAGTCCTATGATCAATATGATAGGGAACTATCAAAAAGATTATTACTATTTAAATTTGAAAGCATTTAGTGTGGGAAATAAAAGAATAAAGTTTAGAGGATTTAAAAATAAAGGAATAAATGCTTCCACGGATACCATCCTTGTTGACTCTGGCACGCCTGTAACTATTTTTCCACATCATTTCTACCATAGATTGGAGTCTGCCGTTAAAAAAGTGGTTAAATTAAAGCGATTTAAAGATGATAGTGGTTCATATAGCCTTTGTTATAATATGACATCCCACCAACCAAAATTTCCTATACTTACGGCACATTTTAATGGTGCGGATGTTAAGTTAGATTCTAATGGTGTCTTTCATCAATTATATGAAAGGGTTAAATGTTTGGGTTTTCGCCCAAATAATGATGGATTAGCTATTTTAGGAAGCAAGGCCCTGTTGAACTATTTAGTTGGTTATGATCTTAAAAAAAATATTATCTCCTTCAAACCTACTGATTGTACTAAGTATTGA